In Campylobacter concisus, a single window of DNA contains:
- the surE gene encoding 5'/3'-nucleotidase SurE has product MKEILITNDDGFEATGLLALKEALSELDGVNVTIVAPSSEKSACAHSLTLTRPLRFIKLDDNFFKLDDATPSDCVYLALHALYNKKPDLVISGINHGANLGEDITYSGTCGAAMEGVLQGIRSIAFSQFYANNSLNELGFELAKEVVKFIVSKVLEGEISLNQREFLNVNIPAVTSKNFKGYSIVPAGKRTYATHATLNRNPRGIEYYWLGNAALEYEKGEPSDISKVNEGFATITPIKLNMTSYESLESLKGKFDAK; this is encoded by the coding sequence TTGAAAGAAATTTTGATAACAAATGACGATGGATTTGAGGCAACTGGCTTGCTTGCCTTAAAAGAAGCTTTAAGCGAGCTAGATGGCGTGAACGTCACGATCGTAGCTCCAAGCTCTGAAAAATCAGCCTGCGCTCACTCTTTGACACTCACAAGACCACTTAGGTTCATAAAACTTGATGATAATTTTTTTAAACTCGATGACGCAACGCCAAGTGACTGCGTCTATCTCGCACTTCACGCACTTTATAACAAAAAGCCAGATCTAGTGATAAGCGGCATAAATCACGGAGCAAATTTGGGTGAAGATATAACCTACTCTGGCACGTGCGGAGCGGCGATGGAGGGCGTTTTGCAAGGCATTAGAAGTATTGCCTTTTCGCAGTTTTATGCAAATAATTCATTAAATGAACTTGGCTTTGAGCTAGCAAAAGAGGTGGTGAAATTTATCGTATCAAAGGTGCTAGAGGGTGAAATTTCGCTAAATCAAAGAGAATTTCTAAATGTAAATATCCCAGCCGTAACTAGCAAAAATTTCAAAGGCTACTCCATCGTCCCAGCTGGCAAACGCACCTACGCCACGCATGCTACGCTTAATCGCAACCCAAGAGGTATCGAGTACTACTGGCTTGGAAATGCTGCGCTTGAATACGAAAAAGGCGAGCCAAGTGACATCAGCAAGGTAAATGAGGGCTTTGCCACGATAACGCCCATAAAACTAAATATGACTTCATATGAGAGCTTGGAGAGCCTAAAGGGGAAATTTGATGCAAAATGA
- a CDS encoding ThiF family adenylyltransferase, producing MQNDRFTRIRWLFGEDGFSRLQSAKVLVCGAGGVGGMCVDALARSGVGSITLIDKDIFDVTNQNRQIYSENVGGVKVEEFAKIYPCITPMQTLITPEFVTGFDFSKFDVVIDAIDDITAKIALANAVDPSKFIASMGGAKRVDPTKIKVACVWKTSVDPLARKYRYELKKSGFSGKFDVVFSTEEPLCKPLGSFMGVTACFGLNLASLAVKKIVGQ from the coding sequence ATGCAAAATGATAGATTTACAAGGATAAGATGGCTCTTTGGTGAGGATGGTTTTAGCAGGCTTCAAAGCGCAAAAGTGCTAGTTTGTGGAGCTGGTGGTGTGGGTGGAATGTGCGTAGATGCGCTTGCTAGAAGCGGGGTCGGAAGCATCACGCTGATCGACAAAGACATTTTTGACGTGACAAATCAAAACCGCCAAATTTACAGCGAAAACGTAGGCGGCGTAAAGGTGGAGGAGTTTGCCAAAATTTATCCTTGCATCACGCCTATGCAGACGCTGATCACGCCTGAGTTTGTCACTGGATTTGACTTTAGTAAATTTGACGTGGTGATCGATGCTATCGATGATATCACCGCCAAGATTGCCCTTGCAAACGCAGTAGATCCTAGCAAATTTATAGCCTCGATGGGTGGGGCAAAAAGGGTTGATCCAACCAAGATCAAGGTGGCCTGCGTTTGGAAAACTTCGGTCGATCCACTAGCTAGAAAATATAGATATGAGCTCAAAAAATCAGGCTTTAGCGGTAAATTTGACGTGGTCTTTTCAACAGAAGAGCCACTTTGCAAGCCACTTGGAAGCTTCATGGGCGTGACTGCTTGCTTTGGGCTAAATTTAGCTTCACTAGCTGTTAAAAAGATAGTTGGGCAGTAA
- a CDS encoding 2-isopropylmalate synthase, with amino-acid sequence MDKNKIIIFDTTLRDGEQSPGASMNTAEKLQIALQLERLGVDVMEAGFAAASPGDFDAVNQIAKQASNIKVCSLARAVERDIKAAGEALAPAKNKRIHTFIATSPIHMEYKLKMSPDEVIKRAIESIKYAKTFCDDVEFSCEDACRSEMSFLKEICDAAINAGARTLNIPDTVGYLYPEEITARISEIVKFVGDRAIISVHNHNDLGMATANSLAAIKAGARQVEGTINGIGERAGNAALEEIVMAIKTRQDVFAPLYTDIISKEIYPTSRLIASIIGIEPQPNKAIVGKNAFAHESGIHQDGVLKHKETYEIISAESIGLEKNSLVLGKHSGRHAFKDKLASLGFDLDSDALNKAFEKFKELADKKKEIFDDDIRALVAEEITKIPQAYEITALLQSSGGSLASASISIKHNDEIISDSALGNGTADAIFKVVDRISGISGTLKDYKVASVSQGKDALAKVDVKVEFEGKTAVIGHGLDIDTMMASAKAYVGALNSYLRIHKN; translated from the coding sequence ATGGATAAGAATAAAATTATAATCTTTGATACGACTTTAAGAGATGGTGAGCAAAGCCCTGGTGCATCGATGAATACAGCTGAAAAATTACAGATCGCACTTCAGCTTGAAAGGCTTGGTGTGGATGTTATGGAGGCTGGATTTGCAGCAGCAAGCCCAGGGGACTTTGATGCGGTAAATCAAATAGCAAAGCAAGCCTCAAATATCAAGGTTTGCTCTCTTGCACGCGCAGTTGAGCGTGATATTAAGGCAGCTGGCGAGGCATTGGCTCCAGCTAAAAATAAGAGAATTCATACATTTATAGCGACAAGCCCAATTCATATGGAGTACAAGCTAAAAATGAGCCCAGATGAAGTAATAAAACGTGCAATCGAGTCTATAAAATACGCAAAAACCTTTTGCGATGATGTGGAGTTTAGCTGCGAGGACGCTTGTAGAAGTGAAATGAGCTTTTTAAAAGAAATTTGTGATGCTGCCATAAATGCGGGTGCAAGAACTTTAAATATCCCTGATACAGTTGGTTATTTATATCCTGAAGAGATAACTGCTCGCATTAGTGAAATAGTAAAATTTGTAGGCGATAGAGCGATAATCTCTGTACATAATCATAATGACTTAGGCATGGCTACGGCAAACTCGTTAGCGGCTATAAAAGCTGGCGCAAGGCAGGTCGAAGGTACGATCAATGGCATAGGTGAGCGTGCTGGAAATGCTGCACTTGAAGAGATCGTGATGGCTATTAAAACTCGCCAAGACGTCTTTGCTCCACTTTATACAGACATTATCTCAAAAGAAATTTATCCAACTTCAAGACTGATTGCTAGTATTATAGGCATTGAGCCTCAACCAAACAAAGCTATCGTTGGTAAAAACGCATTTGCTCATGAGAGTGGCATACATCAAGACGGCGTGCTAAAACATAAAGAGACCTATGAGATAATTAGCGCTGAGAGTATAGGCCTTGAGAAAAATTCTCTTGTTTTAGGTAAGCATAGTGGTCGCCACGCGTTTAAAGATAAGCTTGCTAGCCTTGGATTTGACCTTGATAGCGATGCTCTTAATAAGGCTTTTGAAAAATTTAAAGAGCTAGCTGATAAGAAAAAAGAGATATTTGATGATGATATCAGAGCTCTTGTAGCTGAAGAGATTACAAAAATTCCACAAGCTTATGAGATCACGGCTCTTCTTCAAAGTAGCGGCGGAAGCCTTGCAAGCGCTTCAATTAGCATAAAACACAATGATGAGATCATCAGCGACTCAGCTCTAGGAAATGGTACCGCTGATGCGATATTTAAGGTAGTTGATCGTATTAGTGGCATTAGCGGTACACTAAAAGACTATAAAGTGGCATCTGTTTCCCAAGGTAAAGACGCACTTGCAAAGGTTGATGTAAAGGTCGAGTTTGAGGGCAAAACGGCTGTAATAGGCCATGGACTTGACATAGATACTATGATGGCAAGCGCAAAAGCCTATGTTGGCGCACTAAATAGCTACCTTCGCATACATAAAAACTAA